Within Sphingobium sp. KCTC 72723, the genomic segment TCTCCACTTCTCCGACGCGCCGAGCGCGGCGTCGCTGATCGGCACCCGCAAGGACATCATTGTCATGCGGACCTGCTCCAAGCTGTTCGGCATGGCCGGTATTCGCCTGGGCCTCACCTTCGCCGATCCCGAAGTGCAGAAGCAGATCATGCTGTTCGGCCCATCGGCCGGTGGCCTGTCGATCACGGCGATGGCGTGCGGCAATGCCGTGCTGAAGGAAGCCGACCTGATCGTCGCGCGGCGCAAGGAAATGATTGCTGCGCGCGAACAGACCATCGCTTGGCTGACCAAGAAGGGCATCATGGTCCATCCGGGCAGCGAGGCCAATATGTTCATGGTCGATTGGAAAACCAAGCCAGCCAAGGACATGCAGGCCGCGCTGATGGCTGCGCCGGAAAAGGTGCAGATTGGCCGCAACTGGCCGATCTGGCCCACCGTATCGCGCGTGACCGTGGGTTCGGCCGACGACATGGCGAAATTCTGCGCCGCTGTGGACAAGGTCTACAAGGCGTAAATTCAGCCTTTACAGATTGCAGGAAGGGGCGTCCGGGCAACCGGGCGCCCCTTCCTGCATCAGCAGTCATTGCGTGATTGGCGACAGCGAGAGAGACATAGGGTGCGATATTGCATCCCGCCTCGCCCTTGCCATTAAATCCCTCTATGCAGTATCATGTTCCACAAATTGAACTGATGGAGGATGGGATGGCTGGGACATTGGGCGGCATGGGACTGGCGATCGCTTTGCTGAGCGCGGGTCCGGCGATGGCTGGGCCGTCTTCTGCTCCGGCCAGTTGGACCGACAGGACGACCGGACATCGCATCGTCCGCGTGGACGACCGGCCGGGCAATTATGCGCTCTATTTCAACTACAACCCGTTCACCCCGGACGGAAAGCGCATGGTCTACCTGACGCCGGAGGGGATTCGGGTCGCCGATACCGGGACATGGGCGACGCGGCTGGTGTTGAAGGAGAAGGTTGACCGGCTGCTGTTCGTGGGCCATCGCGCCAATGTCGCTTATTATACGACGAACCCGACCGGCGGGACCGCCAATGAAGGGGCGTCGGTGGTCTGGTCGGTGGACCTGGACAGCGGCAAGCGTCGCCATATCGCCGATATGGCCGGCGGGCGGATCGAATCCATCAATGCCGACGACACGCTGCTGGCCGGGCATCGCGAACTGGCCCCGCCGCCGCCCGCCATCGCCGCGCAGGGCAAGCGCGATCCCAAGACCGGATCGCCCGGCTATGCCGGTGTCGATGCGCAGGGCCGCCCGCTGAGCTTTGCGCAGGCCAAGGAGCAATGGATGGCCGCGCGGCTGGACGCACAGGTGCCGATGGAGATTTTCAGCCTGGACATTCGCACCGGGCAGATGCGGACCATTACCCGGTCAAGCGACTGGTTGAACCATGTCCAGTTTTCCCCGACCGATCCCACGCTGCTGGCCTATTGTCATGAAGGGCCGTGGCAGAAGATCGACCGCATCTGGACCATCCGCACCGACGGGAGCGGCAAGACCAAGCTGCACCAGCGGATCATGCAGGGCGAGATTGCGGGCCATGAATATTGGGCGCCGGACGGTCGGACCATCTGGTACGACCTGATCCAGCCGCAGGGGGTGCGCTGGCTGGCCGGGCAGGATGTGGTGAGCGGGGCGCGGCGCTGGTATGCGTTGCGGCCGGGACAGGGCAGCTATCATTTCAGTTCGTCGCCCGATGGCCGCTATTTTTCGGGCGATGGCGGCAATGACGGCAAATATATCAGCCTGTTCCACCCCCGCCCTGACGAGAATGACCGGGCGCGCGACACGCTGGATGGTGACCGGCTGATCGCCACCGGCACGCTGGAGACGCAGCGGATCGCCGACCTTTCCGCGCATGACTATACGCTGGAACCCAACCAGCATTTCACGCCGGACGGCAAATGGCTGGTCTATCGCAGCAATATCGAGGGCAAGCCTGCCATCTATGCGGTGGAGGTGGCGAAGGGGCAGTAGGGTGGCTTGGCATCCTCCCCTTGCTGGCGAGAATATTTACGCACTAGCCGCCGATGTTTCGCATAGCGCCTTGAACTGGGCCATCATGTCGTCCCAGCCGGGGTGGAAGCCCATGTCGGCGTGGCGTTGTTTCGCTTCCGCGTCCCAGTGGCGGGCGGTGGCGGTGAAGCGGGTGCCGTGGCCTTCGTCGGCGAAGGTCCAGATCGCGGTGAGGAAAGGCGTTTGCGGCACCCATCCGGCGGCATAGGCGTCGGTCGTGACAACTCGTTCCTGCGGCACGATGTCGAGGATCACGCCCTCCATCGGGCCGGTATCTTCGCCATCGGGACCGAACATGCGCACGGCGTTGCGGCCGCCGGGGCGCAGATCCTGTTCTATCACCCGCGCGCGCCAGGGTTTGGGGCAGAACCATTCGTCCTTCAAATCCACCCACACCTGCCACACGATGCCGCGCGGGGCGGCGATGTGGCAGGTGACGGAAAGTTCATGCGCCACGCCGTTCATGCTGTTTTCCCGTCAAAGGCCGCCTGCATCGCGGCAGTGTCCAGCTTGCGCATGGTCATCATCGCCTGCACCATGCGGGCGATTCCGGCTCTGTCATCGCTATGATAATTGGCCATGATCGCGCGCGTGACCAGTTGCCAGCACAGGCCATATTTGTCCGTCACCCAGCCGCAGGGTCCATCCTTCCCGCCATCGGCAGTCAGCGCGTCGAAATAGTGATCCAGTTCCGCCTGATCTTCGCACCCGACCGACAGCGAAATGGCTTCGTCGAAGGTGAATTGCGGGCCACCGTTCAGCGCCTGATAGCTTTGCCCGAACAGAGTGAATTCGACCAGCAGCACGCTGCCGCCCTGCATGGGTGAAGGGGAAGGATTTTCGTCGGGATAGTAGCTGACATGATCGACCGACCCGCCGAAAATCCCGACATAGTAGCGCGCGGCCTCCTCCGCCTGTCCGTCGAACCACAGGCAGGGGGCAATGGCGGTCATGCCCCCTCCCCGGCATCGGCACGGGTGCCGACCAGTGCGAACATCGCGCCCTGCGGGTCGAGCGCCTGGATGATCCATGAACCGCCCGGCACCTCCATCGGCCCGTTGAGCAATGTGCCGCCGCCCGCGCTTACCCGTTCCACTGCTGCGTCGATGTCGCCCACGGTGAAGTAGAACAGCCACAGCGGCACGGGCATGACGTCGGGGCGGGGCATGATGCCTGCATCCATGCTCGGAAAATCGCTGCCGCCGGTTTGCGACACCAATTGGTAGCTGCCCATGTCGCCCATATCCATGGCGTCGCCCCGGGTCCAGCCGAACTGGCCGGTGTAAAAGGCCAGGTCCGCATCGAAATTACCCGCATATAACTCGTTCCAGCCGACATGACCGGGCGCGTTAGGCGGCGGCGGGGCCATGCCGTCGGGGCTGGAGCCTTTGAGCAGCATGAAGGTCGCGCCGCCCGGATCGCCGATCACGGCGAAGCGGCCGACACCTGGAATATCCTCCGGCGCGCGTTTGATGCTGCCGCCAGCGGCCGCAAGGCGCGCGGCGTCGGCAT encodes:
- a CDS encoding oligogalacturonate lyase family protein is translated as MAGTLGGMGLAIALLSAGPAMAGPSSAPASWTDRTTGHRIVRVDDRPGNYALYFNYNPFTPDGKRMVYLTPEGIRVADTGTWATRLVLKEKVDRLLFVGHRANVAYYTTNPTGGTANEGASVVWSVDLDSGKRRHIADMAGGRIESINADDTLLAGHRELAPPPPAIAAQGKRDPKTGSPGYAGVDAQGRPLSFAQAKEQWMAARLDAQVPMEIFSLDIRTGQMRTITRSSDWLNHVQFSPTDPTLLAYCHEGPWQKIDRIWTIRTDGSGKTKLHQRIMQGEIAGHEYWAPDGRTIWYDLIQPQGVRWLAGQDVVSGARRWYALRPGQGSYHFSSSPDGRYFSGDGGNDGKYISLFHPRPDENDRARDTLDGDRLIATGTLETQRIADLSAHDYTLEPNQHFTPDGKWLVYRSNIEGKPAIYAVEVAKGQ
- a CDS encoding SRPBCC domain-containing protein, which codes for MNGVAHELSVTCHIAAPRGIVWQVWVDLKDEWFCPKPWRARVIEQDLRPGGRNAVRMFGPDGEDTGPMEGVILDIVPQERVVTTDAYAAGWVPQTPFLTAIWTFADEGHGTRFTATARHWDAEAKQRHADMGFHPGWDDMMAQFKALCETSAASA
- a CDS encoding VOC family protein, yielding MTAIAPCLWFDGQAEEAARYYVGIFGGSVDHVSYYPDENPSPSPMQGGSVLLVEFTLFGQSYQALNGGPQFTFDEAISLSVGCEDQAELDHYFDALTADGGKDGPCGWVTDKYGLCWQLVTRAIMANYHSDDRAGIARMVQAMMTMRKLDTAAMQAAFDGKTA
- a CDS encoding VOC family protein; translation: MTDFNGQFFWHELMTSDPQAALAFYTDVVGWTTMPFGPDGDYMLVVGSAGPLGGVMAIPPEAKDCGMTPWWGGYIGSADVDADAARLAAAGGSIKRAPEDIPGVGRFAVIGDPGGATFMLLKGSSPDGMAPPPPNAPGHVGWNELYAGNFDADLAFYTGQFGWTRGDAMDMGDMGSYQLVSQTGGSDFPSMDAGIMPRPDVMPVPLWLFYFTVGDIDAAVERVSAGGGTLLNGPMEVPGGSWIIQALDPQGAMFALVGTRADAGEGA